From Granulicella sp. WH15, the proteins below share one genomic window:
- a CDS encoding response regulator transcription factor — translation MDKEEIAPTWLTDSTQTMRAALEQMPALVLFDVPLWQPELEEILVALGSLKRTRSIRKIVLAATARLEDKVTALDAGADDFLLKPISARELTARLKAVLRNYEAVSFEEEKQSLGALDLYREGMEVAIGDQRQKLSPTEFNLLAYFMERPGHVLSREELLENLWLPCKEIEDRRVVDVYIWRLREKIEEDPSKPRRLLTRRGEGYALIDPEG, via the coding sequence ATGGATAAAGAAGAGATCGCACCGACATGGCTTACGGACTCCACCCAGACCATGCGTGCGGCGCTCGAGCAGATGCCCGCGTTGGTCCTCTTCGATGTTCCCCTGTGGCAGCCGGAGTTGGAAGAGATCCTCGTCGCGCTGGGCAGCCTGAAGCGCACCAGGTCGATCCGCAAGATCGTTCTGGCAGCGACTGCACGCTTAGAGGATAAGGTCACTGCACTCGATGCAGGTGCGGATGATTTCCTGCTGAAGCCGATTTCGGCGCGGGAATTAACGGCGCGCCTGAAGGCGGTGCTGCGTAACTACGAAGCTGTTTCGTTCGAAGAGGAGAAGCAGTCGCTCGGCGCACTCGATCTCTATCGCGAGGGTATGGAGGTTGCGATTGGCGATCAACGCCAGAAGCTCAGCCCCACGGAGTTCAATCTGCTGGCATACTTCATGGAGCGTCCGGGGCACGTCCTGAGCAGGGAAGAGCTGCTCGAAAATCTCTGGCTTCCATGCAAAGAGATTGAGGATCGCCGTGTGGTGGACGTTTATATCTGGCGTCTGCGCGAGAAGATCGAAGAGGATCCATCGAAGCCGCGGCGGCTTCTTACACGCAGAGGTGAGGGTTACGCGTTGATTGATCCAGAGGGATAG
- a CDS encoding TonB-dependent receptor yields MSHVRKNLGSSVTVLLLSLLFPLHSPAQSAPASSASIASTQATKGLIIGTVVDNAGASVPGAKLQLAPLGVTVVSNDQGQFRLPEVPAGKYRLTVSYVGFAPLTSEVELAPGQSLNLNLALKVNSSSEQIMVTAERPHGEAEAINQTRTADNIVQVLPAEVITSLPNANVADAIGRLPSVSLYRIEGEGVYIQIRGTEPRLTNVTVDGITIPAPEPTVRQVRLDVIPSDMVEAIELNKTLSANQDANGIGGSVNLRTKEAGEQPTLNLYGNGGYTPILNGRGSYATGGTAGKRFGVKKQLGLLGNVVYDYNGRGIDNIQPSLDPLSTMAQPFYDNNTIREYRYYRYRYGFDGSADYKFNENNSVYAHGFYSDLKDWGDKWYYQPISTALTATGVLPSPTGTSPAPKFYTSSKRPNASVGTIILGGRDAHTDSLFTWQISASRSYEVDSAGNPKADFSWIGPSVNCNFSPSAQTDLYHPRFGNCDNSPTSPMLNPNNFIFKDITISKGNNTQLNLTAQTSYAKNYSTHGYFGTFEAGFKFSNAHQSQNSTETVYDGWSTKAGSGTPTIAQLQSNFNNTDYFNGAYFGGHYGPVSDFNLVQDYTLANFSGYVDGQKTAADIYPNLFHTVEQITAGYLMNTIDIKKLHLQAGLRFENTRMMTFGYNLTFYGTYNPKTGTYSGGSASAPCAATPVPPAPGNCYVATGINNNPSYLDVLPSIQARYSLTPNSALRAVYARGVARPDPYQLVPYVNEDSTSSPVSVGIGNPALRPEHANNYDVLYENYLNPLGLIQAGFFFKQLNAPQIQTTLPGGLDLSNFPPGYFPAALQTVLAQYPGDAITQFVNGQNAWLYGLELSYQQHLSFLPGVLRGLGIAANYSYTASREKGVPLRTDHPTLIDQSPNMWNLSPTYDTKRLSVRLGMTYNGASLFSYNYVAPSLVPGADPSGLGAKGPSGDVYTLTHYQVDAQASYRFYKGWSAVVSGLNLNNEVFGYYTGSTQFVNQREYYKPTYTGGIRYNFQRNR; encoded by the coding sequence ATGTCACATGTCAGGAAAAATCTGGGCAGCAGCGTCACAGTTCTGCTGCTGAGTCTGCTGTTTCCTTTACACTCTCCGGCTCAGTCTGCACCAGCATCATCTGCCTCCATTGCCTCCACGCAAGCAACCAAGGGACTCATCATCGGCACCGTCGTCGATAACGCGGGCGCGTCAGTTCCGGGAGCAAAGCTGCAACTGGCTCCCCTCGGCGTCACTGTGGTCTCGAACGACCAGGGCCAGTTCCGGCTGCCCGAGGTGCCCGCCGGTAAGTACAGGCTGACGGTCTCGTACGTCGGCTTCGCGCCGCTTACCTCGGAAGTGGAGCTGGCGCCGGGACAGAGCCTCAACCTGAACCTTGCTCTCAAGGTCAACTCTTCGAGCGAGCAGATTATGGTCACCGCCGAGCGTCCGCACGGTGAGGCCGAGGCCATCAACCAGACGCGCACCGCCGATAACATCGTGCAGGTGCTGCCCGCTGAGGTCATCACCAGCCTGCCCAACGCCAACGTGGCCGACGCCATCGGACGCCTGCCGTCGGTCAGCCTGTATCGCATCGAGGGCGAGGGTGTTTATATCCAGATTCGCGGCACGGAGCCGCGCCTGACGAACGTGACGGTTGACGGCATCACGATCCCGGCTCCCGAGCCTACGGTGCGGCAGGTGAGGCTTGACGTGATTCCGTCGGACATGGTCGAAGCCATCGAGCTAAACAAGACGCTCTCAGCGAATCAGGATGCGAACGGCATCGGCGGCTCGGTGAACCTGCGCACCAAGGAGGCAGGCGAGCAGCCGACGCTCAACCTCTACGGCAATGGAGGGTATACGCCTATCTTGAACGGGCGCGGGTCTTACGCGACGGGAGGAACGGCTGGCAAGCGCTTCGGAGTGAAGAAGCAGCTGGGGCTGCTGGGCAATGTGGTCTACGACTACAACGGTCGCGGTATCGATAACATTCAGCCGTCGCTCGATCCGCTCTCCACGATGGCGCAGCCCTTCTACGACAACAACACCATCCGCGAGTATCGGTACTATCGGTATCGTTATGGTTTCGACGGCAGTGCCGACTATAAGTTCAACGAGAATAACAGCGTCTATGCGCACGGCTTCTACAGCGACCTGAAGGACTGGGGCGATAAGTGGTATTACCAGCCTATCTCGACGGCATTGACCGCCACTGGCGTGCTGCCTAGCCCCACGGGTACCTCACCGGCGCCCAAGTTCTACACGTCGAGCAAGCGGCCTAACGCTTCGGTAGGCACGATCATCCTGGGTGGACGCGATGCTCACACCGACTCTCTATTTACCTGGCAGATCTCCGCGTCGCGCTCCTATGAGGTCGACTCGGCCGGTAATCCCAAGGCTGACTTCTCCTGGATTGGGCCTTCGGTCAACTGCAACTTCTCGCCCAGCGCGCAGACCGACCTGTATCATCCGCGCTTCGGCAACTGCGATAACAGCCCCACGTCGCCGATGCTAAACCCGAATAACTTCATCTTCAAGGACATCACCATCTCCAAGGGCAACAATACGCAACTGAACCTGACCGCGCAGACCTCTTACGCGAAGAACTACAGCACTCATGGTTACTTCGGAACCTTCGAGGCCGGCTTCAAGTTCAGCAACGCGCACCAGAGCCAGAACTCTACCGAGACTGTCTACGATGGATGGTCCACTAAAGCTGGCTCCGGCACGCCTACGATTGCTCAGTTACAAAGTAACTTCAATAACACTGACTACTTCAACGGGGCTTACTTCGGCGGACACTACGGCCCGGTCTCGGACTTCAACCTGGTGCAGGACTATACGCTCGCTAACTTCTCCGGCTATGTCGACGGACAGAAGACTGCGGCGGATATCTATCCCAATCTCTTCCACACGGTGGAGCAGATTACCGCTGGCTACCTGATGAACACGATCGATATCAAGAAGCTGCACCTGCAGGCCGGACTGCGCTTTGAAAATACGCGCATGATGACCTTTGGTTATAACCTGACCTTCTACGGAACTTACAATCCTAAGACGGGCACTTACTCGGGTGGCTCGGCTTCGGCACCTTGCGCGGCTACTCCTGTACCTCCGGCTCCGGGTAACTGCTATGTAGCTACCGGGATCAATAACAACCCTTCTTATCTGGACGTGTTACCCAGCATCCAGGCGCGTTATAGCCTTACTCCTAACTCGGCTCTCCGCGCTGTCTATGCGCGTGGCGTGGCTCGGCCCGATCCTTACCAGCTAGTGCCGTATGTCAATGAGGACAGCACCTCCAGCCCCGTCTCGGTCGGCATCGGCAACCCGGCGCTGCGGCCGGAGCACGCGAATAACTACGATGTACTCTATGAGAACTACCTGAATCCGCTCGGACTGATCCAGGCGGGCTTCTTCTTCAAGCAGCTCAATGCACCGCAGATCCAAACCACGCTGCCCGGCGGACTGGACCTTTCCAACTTCCCTCCGGGCTACTTTCCGGCCGCGTTGCAGACGGTACTCGCGCAGTATCCCGGCGACGCCATTACGCAGTTCGTCAACGGTCAGAACGCGTGGCTCTATGGACTTGAGCTGAGCTACCAACAGCATCTCAGCTTCCTGCCCGGCGTGCTGCGCGGACTGGGTATCGCAGCTAACTACAGCTATACCGCCTCGCGTGAGAAGGGCGTGCCGCTACGCACCGATCATCCTACCCTGATCGACCAGTCGCCAAATATGTGGAACCTGAGTCCGACCTACGATACCAAACGTCTTTCGGTGCGATTGGGAATGACTTACAACGGGGCTAGTCTCTTCTCTTATAACTACGTCGCTCCCTCGCTCGTACCTGGTGCCGACCCCAGCGGACTTGGCGCTAAGGGGCCTTCGGGCGATGTCTACACGCTGACTCACTACCAGGTGGACGCGCAGGCGAGTTATCGCTTCTACAAGGGTTGGAGTGCCGTGGTCTCGGGTCTCAACCTGAATAACGAAGTATTTGGTTACTACACGGGCAGCACGCAGTTTGTAAATCAACGCGAATATTACAAACCCACTTATACAGGTGGTATCCGCTATAACTTTCAGCGCAACCGCTAA
- a CDS encoding ATP-binding protein has translation MTDSANPISLIYRLPLRVRLTLWYSLVFATALFALGFASLWMVHRAVESLENNELQQRVRSVRRFVESRPEHESLAATRAAMTSAYNASHGNKWLQVIDEHGQWLYRSSHVADIYPQLTLPQATPPESNYFTYTADAIHVRALIEPVTIRGVHYTVQTGLTLDKTLVILTNFRIQLFVLTSLGLIVSSLAGYFMSRKALSPIAAIAAEAQRINDKNLNSRMPELATRDELAALSTTLNQMLGRIEAGYQSVRSFTANAAHELRSPVALLRAETEVALAFPRDAEYYRQTCRHILSNSQQMSRLIDQLLALARADAGVEVIRLEPIHLPDLIEETAAEWSERFREAGIHFRHEAIDTELWIEGDYSALKRLLNSLLENAWRYVPSGQACTLALCEFEGQAAEISVSDTGPGISLKDQPRIFDRFYRVARPVHGDFPGSGLGLVLAQWIAEQHHSRIRLWSEPGQGSCFSLALATLATPEFTRAEQLGEQSHQVH, from the coding sequence ATGACTGACTCGGCTAACCCGATCTCACTCATCTATCGCCTGCCCCTGCGCGTCCGGCTCACGCTCTGGTACTCGCTGGTCTTTGCGACGGCGCTCTTTGCGCTGGGCTTCGCTTCGCTCTGGATGGTCCACCGCGCCGTCGAATCTCTCGAGAACAACGAGCTGCAACAGCGCGTTCGCAGCGTGCGCCGTTTCGTCGAGAGCCGTCCCGAGCACGAGTCGCTCGCCGCCACGCGCGCGGCCATGACCTCCGCCTACAACGCCAGCCACGGCAACAAGTGGCTACAGGTCATCGACGAGCACGGCCAATGGCTCTACCGCTCATCGCACGTTGCAGACATCTACCCGCAGCTCACCCTGCCGCAGGCGACGCCGCCCGAGAGCAACTACTTCACCTACACAGCCGACGCCATCCACGTCCGCGCCCTTATCGAGCCGGTAACGATCCGCGGCGTCCATTACACCGTGCAGACCGGCCTCACGCTCGACAAGACGCTGGTCATCCTCACCAACTTCCGCATCCAGCTCTTCGTGCTCACCAGTCTGGGCCTCATCGTCTCCTCCCTCGCGGGCTACTTCATGAGCCGCAAGGCGCTCTCGCCCATCGCTGCCATCGCTGCCGAGGCCCAGCGCATCAACGACAAGAATCTGAACAGCCGTATGCCCGAGCTGGCCACGCGGGACGAACTGGCCGCGCTCTCCACCACGCTCAACCAGATGCTCGGCCGCATCGAGGCGGGCTACCAGAGCGTCCGCTCCTTCACGGCGAACGCGGCCCACGAGCTGCGTTCGCCGGTGGCCCTGCTGCGCGCCGAAACCGAGGTAGCACTGGCCTTTCCCCGCGACGCCGAGTACTACCGCCAGACCTGCCGGCACATCCTCAGCAACTCGCAGCAGATGAGCCGCCTCATCGACCAGCTACTCGCCCTGGCCCGCGCCGACGCAGGCGTTGAGGTCATCCGCCTCGAGCCGATCCACCTGCCCGACCTCATCGAGGAGACCGCCGCCGAGTGGTCCGAGCGCTTCCGCGAAGCGGGGATTCACTTCCGCCACGAGGCCATCGACACCGAGCTATGGATCGAGGGCGACTACTCCGCGCTCAAGCGGCTGCTGAACAGCCTGCTCGAGAACGCCTGGCGCTACGTTCCCTCGGGCCAGGCCTGCACGCTGGCCCTGTGCGAGTTCGAGGGGCAGGCCGCTGAGATCAGCGTCTCGGACACCGGTCCGGGAATCTCCCTCAAGGATCAGCCCCGCATCTTCGATCGCTTCTACCGTGTCGCCCGCCCGGTCCACGGCGACTTCCCCGGCTCCGGCCTGGGCCTGGTTCTGGCGCAGTGGATCGCGGAGCAGCATCACTCGCGCATCCGCCTGTGGAGCGAGCCGGGGCAGGGAAGCTGCTTCTCTCTGGCACTCGCCACACTAGCCACGCCCGAGTTCACCAGAGCAGAGCAACTCGGCGAGCAATCCCACCAAGTTCATTAA
- a CDS encoding response regulator transcription factor — translation MATPASERVLVVEDERKIADAIITGLRAANFEVLHSSSGEDAFFVLHSQHPDMMVLDLGLPGRSGMELLRQVRSMSDPIPILILTSNSSLDDRVTALDAGADDFLLKPFSMAELAARLRALSRRGKAVASSAAYQLDDLEINIDTRTAWRAGAKLELTLREFDLLIYLFQNKGRTVSREMLARDVWHETSRFTPIDNVIDVQMTRLRRKLDDPFPVKLLRTVRGVGFILGEPEA, via the coding sequence TTGGCTACGCCAGCGAGCGAACGCGTTCTAGTCGTCGAAGATGAACGAAAGATCGCCGACGCGATCATTACGGGGTTGCGTGCGGCGAACTTTGAGGTGCTGCACTCATCCAGTGGCGAGGACGCCTTCTTCGTACTGCACAGCCAACACCCCGACATGATGGTGCTCGACCTGGGGCTGCCCGGGCGCAGCGGCATGGAGCTGCTACGGCAGGTCCGCAGCATGAGCGACCCGATCCCCATTCTTATCCTTACCTCAAACAGCTCGCTCGATGACCGCGTCACCGCTCTCGATGCCGGTGCCGACGACTTCCTGCTGAAGCCCTTCTCCATGGCTGAGCTTGCGGCGCGTCTGCGTGCTCTCTCGCGTCGCGGCAAAGCCGTAGCGTCGTCAGCCGCTTATCAACTGGACGACCTCGAGATCAACATCGACACGCGCACCGCATGGCGAGCGGGCGCGAAGCTCGAGCTGACCCTGCGCGAGTTCGACCTGTTGATCTACCTCTTCCAGAACAAGGGCCGTACGGTCTCACGCGAGATGCTGGCCCGTGATGTATGGCACGAGACTTCGCGCTTCACGCCCATCGACAACGTCATCGACGTGCAGATGACGCGCCTGCGCCGCAAGCTGGACGATCCGTTTCCAGTGAAGCTGCTGCGCACCGTGCGCGGCGTGGGCTTCATCCTCGGAGAACCGGAGGCATGA
- a CDS encoding response regulator transcription factor — MKALNHLLILVIEDDPRMVELLSAGLSERGHTVFTATTAEEGQRLIGLSDFDAIVLDIGLPDRSGYTIVSELKERPRRPAIVMLTALNQEDYIVCGLDAGADDYLTKPFSFPELAARITSAVRRTRTAAVDGHFFGPFELDVRKRRLVHHGVEVQITRSEYHLLRTLVMNRGEVVPRRKLMQAVWGSGTASHGALDTLVNTLREKLNIGQPGLISTLRGVGYLMVEEVDLREKSVHD; from the coding sequence GTGAAGGCTCTTAATCATCTGCTTATTCTTGTCATCGAAGATGACCCACGCATGGTCGAACTTTTAAGTGCGGGCCTGTCCGAACGCGGCCACACGGTCTTCACGGCGACCACCGCCGAAGAGGGCCAGCGCCTCATCGGCCTCAGCGACTTCGATGCCATCGTGCTCGACATCGGCCTGCCCGACCGCAGCGGCTACACCATCGTCAGCGAGCTGAAGGAGCGGCCCCGGCGTCCGGCCATCGTCATGCTGACGGCGCTGAACCAGGAGGACTACATCGTCTGCGGCCTCGACGCGGGCGCGGACGACTACCTCACCAAGCCCTTCTCCTTCCCCGAGCTGGCGGCACGCATCACCTCCGCCGTGCGGCGCACGCGCACCGCCGCCGTGGACGGACACTTCTTCGGTCCCTTCGAGCTGGACGTGAGAAAGCGCCGCCTGGTGCACCACGGCGTCGAGGTCCAGATCACCCGCAGCGAGTACCACCTGCTGCGTACGCTGGTGATGAACCGTGGCGAGGTGGTGCCGCGGCGCAAGCTGATGCAGGCCGTCTGGGGCTCCGGCACAGCCAGCCACGGCGCGCTCGACACGCTGGTCAACACCCTGCGCGAGAAATTGAATATTGGCCAGCCAGGGCTGATCTCGACCCTGCGCGGCGTGGGCTACCTGATGGTGGAGGAGGTAGATCTAAGGGAGAAGAGTGTCCATGACTGA
- a CDS encoding histidine-type phosphatase — protein MVVILSRHGVRSPTWAPARLDSYSAKPWPRWNVPPGDLTSRGYGLMKLFGSYDRASFAQSSLFRAQGCEDAASTYIWADVDQRTMASGHALAEGLFPGCALAVNSAEDKADDPVFHSGTKGVTPAQVEAAFAELDARVKQMHDAKQSELMEEMQHVLLGCAPKVSCTPAQMPATMLVGATTVAARGNGKGDHLVELQGPLPQASSFSEDLLLEYADGMPMAQVGWGNVDQAQLSRFLELHSDYFELIHRTPALARIEASNMLTHIVRTLQQEVEQKPVADAIGPVGSKLVMLVGHDTNLAGVASLLGVHWMLDGRVDDTPPGTELAFELWQSADGTYSVRVRAAMQTLQQMRDMQTLTLAAPPAHKMLNLPGCSAKADACGWEKFSQVVKTATQGTK, from the coding sequence ATGGTAGTAATCCTGAGCCGTCACGGTGTCCGTTCTCCTACGTGGGCACCGGCCCGGTTGGATAGTTACTCCGCGAAGCCGTGGCCCCGGTGGAATGTGCCGCCGGGAGACCTTACCAGCCGCGGATACGGGCTGATGAAGCTCTTTGGTAGTTACGACCGAGCTTCGTTTGCACAGTCGAGCCTGTTTCGCGCGCAGGGTTGTGAAGATGCTGCCAGCACTTACATCTGGGCGGACGTCGATCAGCGTACTATGGCCAGCGGACATGCTCTTGCCGAGGGTCTTTTTCCAGGCTGTGCGCTTGCGGTGAACTCTGCGGAAGATAAAGCGGATGATCCTGTCTTTCACTCCGGCACCAAGGGCGTGACGCCTGCGCAGGTCGAGGCCGCATTCGCAGAGTTGGATGCGCGCGTGAAGCAGATGCATGATGCTAAACAGAGTGAGTTGATGGAAGAGATGCAGCACGTATTGCTGGGCTGTGCGCCCAAGGTAAGCTGCACCCCCGCGCAGATGCCTGCGACGATGCTGGTCGGCGCGACCACAGTGGCCGCACGAGGCAATGGTAAGGGCGATCATCTCGTCGAGCTGCAAGGGCCGCTGCCGCAGGCCTCCAGCTTCTCCGAAGACCTGCTGCTCGAGTATGCCGATGGGATGCCTATGGCGCAGGTCGGCTGGGGCAATGTAGACCAGGCGCAGCTCAGTAGGTTTCTGGAGCTGCACTCCGACTACTTTGAACTAATCCATCGCACGCCTGCGCTGGCCAGGATCGAGGCGTCGAATATGTTGACGCATATTGTCCGCACGCTGCAGCAGGAAGTAGAGCAGAAGCCCGTCGCCGATGCGATCGGGCCGGTGGGCAGCAAGCTGGTGATGCTTGTCGGACATGACACCAATCTTGCTGGTGTTGCGTCTCTGCTGGGTGTGCACTGGATGCTCGATGGCCGCGTGGATGACACGCCGCCGGGAACGGAGTTGGCCTTTGAGCTTTGGCAGAGTGCTGATGGCACTTACTCGGTTCGTGTAAGAGCCGCCATGCAGACGCTACAGCAGATGCGCGATATGCAGACGCTGACTCTGGCTGCTCCGCCTGCTCACAAGATGTTGAACCTGCCCGGCTGCTCCGCGAAGGCGGATGCTTGCGGGTGGGAGAAGTTTAGCCAAGTGGTGAAGACAGCAACACAGGGAACAAAATAG
- a CDS encoding ATP-binding protein — MTLWYVGVLTVVLAVYLVVVYIFQYGLLTSQIYHDEIQDVETVEGLLYFDDHGALQLRQDYYSHPQSHLLVDRLMEIHDLAGNVLYRSDTLGAMVLGGTQKDDEGSSSFNERMVHLADGTHVLMISHRHPVEGRMLLIRLGYGLTPLAVRMQHFLLSLLLALPLALIVAGFAGYQIARRALAPLDSMAARAEQITASNLHGRLEIEDEDDELGRMARVLNSLLSRLERSFAQLQRFTADAAHELKTPLASIRAVGESVLHDGESRGAYREAISSMLEETARLNQTVEGLLLISSAEAGEITLQVATFPLREVVAGIIALLDVVMEEKHIRLVQQNELVAESLVVADRILLRTCILNVLHNALKFSPANSSVILTYDRIERSGRGFIRLSIQDHGPGISEQDRQRVFERFFRVREVRELAVQGAGLGLAIAKLAIESNGGDIYFEPNHANGSLCHIEVPAYEHANF; from the coding sequence TTGACCCTCTGGTACGTGGGCGTGCTCACCGTGGTGCTCGCCGTGTACCTGGTCGTGGTCTACATCTTCCAGTATGGCTTGTTGACCTCGCAGATCTACCACGACGAGATTCAAGATGTGGAGACGGTAGAGGGGCTGCTCTACTTCGACGATCACGGCGCTCTGCAGCTCCGCCAGGACTACTACTCGCACCCGCAATCGCACCTGCTGGTCGATCGCCTGATGGAGATTCACGACCTCGCGGGCAACGTCCTCTATCGCAGCGACACGTTGGGCGCGATGGTCCTGGGTGGCACTCAGAAGGACGATGAAGGCAGCAGCTCCTTCAACGAGCGCATGGTGCATCTGGCCGACGGCACGCACGTGCTGATGATTAGCCACCGCCACCCGGTCGAGGGCAGGATGCTCCTGATCCGCCTCGGCTACGGACTTACGCCGCTGGCCGTGCGTATGCAGCACTTCCTGCTGTCATTGCTGCTCGCGCTTCCACTGGCGTTGATCGTTGCAGGATTCGCAGGCTACCAGATCGCGCGGCGTGCCCTGGCCCCGCTCGATTCGATGGCCGCACGGGCCGAGCAGATCACCGCGAGTAACCTGCATGGACGCCTAGAGATCGAAGACGAGGACGACGAGCTTGGCCGCATGGCACGCGTGCTCAACTCGCTGCTATCCCGATTGGAACGTTCGTTCGCCCAACTGCAACGCTTCACCGCCGACGCAGCGCACGAGCTGAAGACACCGCTCGCCTCCATCCGCGCCGTAGGCGAGAGTGTACTGCACGATGGCGAATCACGCGGCGCATACCGCGAAGCCATCAGCAGTATGTTGGAAGAGACGGCGCGCCTGAACCAGACCGTCGAAGGCCTGCTTCTGATCTCCAGTGCAGAGGCGGGTGAAATCACTCTTCAGGTAGCGACGTTTCCTCTGAGGGAAGTAGTAGCAGGCATCATCGCGTTGCTCGATGTGGTGATGGAGGAGAAGCATATCCGCCTGGTGCAGCAGAACGAGCTGGTCGCAGAAAGCCTTGTCGTTGCTGATCGAATTCTTCTGCGTACCTGCATCCTGAACGTGCTGCACAACGCGCTCAAGTTCTCTCCGGCCAACAGCAGCGTCATACTCACGTACGACCGCATCGAGCGCAGTGGACGAGGTTTCATCCGGCTTTCGATTCAGGACCATGGCCCCGGCATCTCGGAGCAGGACCGTCAACGCGTCTTCGAGCGCTTCTTCCGCGTGCGCGAGGTACGTGAGCTTGCAGTACAAGGAGCCGGTCTGGGCCTGGCGATTGCCAAGCTAGCTATCGAGAGCAACGGTGGCGACATCTACTTCGAGCCGAACCACGCGAACGGCTCACTCTGCCACATCGAAGTCCCTGCATACGAGCACGCTAACTTTTAG